Proteins from a genomic interval of Medicago truncatula cultivar Jemalong A17 chromosome 3, MtrunA17r5.0-ANR, whole genome shotgun sequence:
- the LOC11413329 gene encoding uncharacterized protein: MPRSSKHKSSKHSSRDYSDSERDSGAKDRKSKDDTSSVKVTKDSSGAEKRRLDSKEVHVHGNGGEYSDEYASSSKRRRESGGGGGGDRWNGGDEGSKKSSKAIGDSRDLKNSKGEEVKRSSGRHRDSSSSGRKENVEKEKEKDKKVKEGKIEESVDADQEHRSSKQGVENNDSKKTDELRSPEQDIQLERRTRKKRDDYGDGDKHQDDVGDGYDRHLSSRDDIAKDGKKKDDRRNDEKYRDKYRDEKDRENKHRHDKQRDERPAKDHTTIRSDDKHAREEKNNLESRQKRTKHPESDRDHYRDRDGERDRDFEYVRERERRHERDHDFDFDRDHDYDRDRDWDFDRERDRDRDRHRDRDGSHGDDRSARAKDSGTKKRTLDDRDDYNDSKARAVKSYYPDTEKRSLTSSRADPDLDKGRSLPRQAHADSSGTSSKHRSSPASNAHVGKDEYRNANAEDTKYRDSTIEQRTKASREGYSGISDRGPKYKLTEKPVKIDEFPAGDLPIERSSSRKASPMGLMERSPSSTSIERRYMNKSVVKRNLEIDESGRRSSIDARDVSSDDRHNREFTVEKPLLDEPSQADPSFYGRTNQNNPPVIPPPPSFRATLDRPYMGSLEDDVRDNSNSRYRRNNEQSGFGRVHGGNSWRANPNWTSHVPNGFVPFPPGPGHGGFQTMIPQFSSQPLFGVRPQLEVNHAGIPYHIVDADRFPGHLRPIGWPGLMDGTGPAHLHGWDNNNGVSRDGPHMYGGPDWDRNRHPTNNHGWESGSESWKEQNYDSKKDLPSPACKDESVPAVVDNGGVPDQTIQVSQDEHKPNESHEKSPETKLSSVMSPRKVPLNSSPSTDFEKVPDNKTPEDYSSIFTRFYLSKLDISSDLVLPELYDQCVCALNVGKKASDDVASTELSLKNGSRSQHKYATTFSGHSPFPVVDNSIFQRAIDIYKKHRVKLPNKGDVDIFAASKSNQVQMDESVPISSLENKHDSVSASDAAKDVPTPALQPKEIETLSPAMEQLDGINQTCSQMEQDGDCTHTLKIDTSSPSSGPENKEAAVAALPMEEDKVAFDQLNSGDAENNHTTASKSEAPLAPTSHEECENMNIEDTVTGFSQYTDEKLGFGDTKGNPLIFEDGSPKACDALMPGSNESESLILSRIHH, from the exons ATGCCGCGAAGTTCGAAGCATAAATCGAGTAAGCATAGTTCCAGGGATTACTCTGATTCCGAGAGAGATTCCGGGGCCAAAGATCGGAAGAGTAAGGATGATACTTCCTCCGTCAAGGTTACGAAGGATTCCAGTGGTGCTGAGAAACGGAGATTGGATTCGAAGGAGGTGCACGTGCACGGGAACGGTGGTGAGTATTCTGATGAGTATGCGTCGTCGTCGAAGCGGAGGAGGGAGagtggtggtggaggaggagggGATAGATGGAATGGGGGTGATGAAGGGTCTAAGAAATCGTCGAAGGCAATTGGGGATTCGAGGGATTTAAAGAACAGTAAAGGTGAGGAGGTGAAGAGGAGTAGCGGGAGGCATAgggattcttcttcttctgggAGGAAGGAGAACGtggagaaagagaaagagaaggatAAGAAGGTCAAAGAAGGTAAAATTGAGGAATCTGTTGATGCTGATCAAGAACACCGTTCATCCAAGCAAGGGGTTGAAAATAATG ATTCGAAAAAAACAGACGAGTTGCGAAGCCCTGAACAAGATATCCAGCTTGAGAGGCGGACGAGGAAGAAAAGGGATGACTATGGTGATGGGGATAAGCATCAAGATGATGTCGGAGATGGTTATGATAGACATTTGTCTTCTAGGGATGACATTGCCAAGGATGGAAAGAAAAAGGATGATAGGCGAAACGATGAAAAATACAGAGACAAATATAGGGATGAAAAGGATAGGGAGAACAAACATCGACATGACAAGCAACGTGACGAGCGTCCAGCAAAAGATCATACTACCATTAGGTCTGACGATAAACATGCAAGGGAAGAAAAGAATAATTTAGAATCACGACAAAAGAGAACCAAACATCCAGAGAGTGATAGGGACCATTATCGTGATCGAGACGGAGAACGAGACCGTGATTTTGAATATGTCCGTGAACGTGAGCGCCGCCATGAACGTGatcatgattttgattttgacagGGATCATGATTATGACCGAGATCGAGATTGGGACTTTGACCGTGAACGAGACAGAGACCGTGATCGTCATCGTGATCGTGATGGGTCACATGGGGATGATAGAAGTGCAAGAGCCAAAGACAGTGGgacaaaaaaaagaactttGGATGATCGTGATGATTACAATGATTCTAAAGCTAGAGCTGTTAAAAGCTACTATCCTGACACAGAGAAGAGGAGTTTGACCAGCAGTAGGGCTGATCCTGATCTAGACAAGGGAAGATCTCTACCTCGACAAGCTCATGCAGATTCATCTGGGACTAGCAGTAAACACAGATCTTCTCCTGCATCAAATGCACATGTTGGCAAAGATGAATATAG AAATGCAAATGCTGAAGATACAAAGTATAGAGACTCAACTATAGAACAGAGGACCAAAGCCTCAAGAGAAGGTTACTCCGGGATTTCAGATAGAGGCCCTAAATACAAACTAACGGAGAAACCCGTTAAAATAGATGAATTTCCTGCAGGAGACTTACCAATTGAAAGATCTTCTAGTCGCAAGGCTTCACCCATGGGCTTGATGGAAAGATCTCCTTCGTCAACAAGCATTGAACGCAGGTATATGAATAAAAGTGTTGTTAAGCGGAATCTTGAAATTGATGAAAGTGGAAGAAGGAGCAGTATCGATGCAAGAGATGTCTCTTCAGATGACAGGCATAACCGGGAGTTCACTGTAGAGAAACCACTATTGGATGAGCCCTCTCAAGCAGATCCATCTTTCTATGGTAGGACTAATCAGAACAATCCACCAGTAATTCCTCCCCCACCCAGTTTCAGGGCTACACTTGACAGACCATATATGGGTTCTTTAGAGGATGATGTTAGAGATAACTCCAATTCACGATACAGGAGAAATAATGAACAATCTGGCTTTGGAAGAGTGCATGGTGGCAATTCCTGGAGGGCGAATCCAAACTGGACTTCACATGTACCAAATGGATTCGTTCCCTTCCCACCTGGGCCAGGTCACGGAGGTTTTCAAACAATGATTCCACAGTTTTCATCTCAACCTCTCTTTGGTGTTAGGCCTCAGTTGGAAGTCAACCATGCTGGTATTCCCTATCACATTGTTGATGCTGACAGGTTTCCAGGTCACTTGCGCCCAATTGGGTGGCCAGGTTTGATGGATGGTACAGGACCTGCTCATCTGCATGGATGGGATAACAATAATGGGGTTTCCAGAGATGGTCCTCATATGTATGGCGGACCTGATTGGGACAGAAACAGGCACCCAACAAATAATCATGGATGGGAATCTGGTTCAGAGAGTTGGAAAGAACAGAATTATGATTCAAAGAAGGACTTGCCTTCCCCAGCCTGTAAAGATGAATCAGTTCCTGCTGTGGTTGACAATGGTGGTGTGCCTGACCAGACTATTCAGGTGTCTCAGGATGAACACAAACCCAATGAATCTCATGAGAAATCTCCTGAAACAAAGTTGTCTAGTGTCATGTCTCCAAGAAAAGTACCTTTGAACTCTTCTCCCTCAACTGATTTTGAAAAGGTGCCTGATAATAAGACACCTGAGGATTATTCTTCTATTTTTACCCGTTTCTACCTTTCCAAACTTGACATTTCCTCAGACCTAGTACTGCCAGAGTTGTATGATCAGTGTGTATGTGCTCTGAATGTTGGCAAGAAAGCATCGGATGATGTTGCTAGTACAGAACTATCCTTGAAG AATGGTTCGAGGTCACAACATAAATACGCCACCACTTTCTCAGGACATTCACCTTTTCCAGTAGTTGATAATTCTATCTTCCAG AGAGCCATTGATATCTACAAGAAACATAGGGTGAAATTGCCTAATAAGGGGGACGTAGATATATTTGCAGCATCCAAGTCCAACCAGGTGCAGATGGATGAGTCAGTTCCTATTTCCAGTTTGGAGAATAAGCATGATTCTGTCTCAGCTTCTGATGCAGCAAAAGATGTGCCAACACCTGCATTACAACCGAAGGAAATTGAAACACTCTCTCCTGCAATGGAGCAATTGGATGGGATCAATCAAACCTGCAGTCAGATGGAGCAAGATGGTGATTGTACCCATACTCTGAAGATAGACACATCTAGTCCATCGTCTGGTCCCGAGAACAAAGAAGCAGCTGTAGCAGCTTTGCCTATGGAAGAGGATAAAGTCGCATTTGATCAGCTGAATTCAGGGGATGCTGAGAACAATCACACCACTGCATCAAAAAGTGAAGCACCGTTGGCCCCCACTTCACATGAAGAGTGTGAAAACATGAATATTGAAGACACAGTTactggtttttcccaatatacagATGAAAAACTGGGTTTTGGTGACACTAAGGGTAATCCCTTAATTTTTGAGGATGGGTCTCCCAAAGCTTGTGATGCTTTGATGCCTGGTTCAAATGAGTCTGAGTCGCTTATTTTAAGCCGGATACATCATTGA